From Argopecten irradians isolate NY chromosome 12, Ai_NY, whole genome shotgun sequence, one genomic window encodes:
- the LOC138336255 gene encoding large ribosomal subunit protein mL46-like produces the protein MATLVRNSLNIFPRFAQRLSTFRAYQRASLASAATTQNRPIDDKWILVSAVCLERYPKIVPLQTELEAKFKANLQRIELEHSVLCDHELKHLDDLEKKKQKEQESESQSVQKLETSGMKEEKLTAVDLEDGWNKEALSYTEISRETDADKENDLQSLNRKLDKKLFLVVKQKLDNFEQWILPQGDNVLEESMRETAERTLGQVCGDNMESTFLGNAPCGYYKHKFPKTYKEKLSANGQKIFFFRAEHSTGEVTLGDHISDYKWLTVEEMKDYLTPDYYKKCKMFMSELTS, from the exons ATGGCCACCCTTGTAAGAAACTCACTGAATATTTTTCCACGATTTGCACAGCGGCTATCTACATTTAGAG CTTATCAAAGAGCATCTCTGGCTTCGGCTGCTACGACTCAAAACAGACCAATAGATGACAAATGGATTTTAGTGAGCGCTGTTTGTTTAGAGCGTTATCCCAAAATTGTGCCTCTGCAGACAGAATTAGAAGCCAAATTCAAAGCTAATCTACAGAGAATAGAGCTGGAACACAGCGTTTTATGTGACCACGAGTTGAAGCATCTAGATGACCT TGAAAAAAAGAAGCAGAAAGAACAGGAGTCTGAATCCCAAAGTGTACAAAAATTAGAAACTTCTGGAATGAAAGAGGAAAAACTGACCGCAGTTGATTTAGAGGATGGCTGGAATAAGGAAGCACTTTCTTACACAGAAATTAGTAGAGAAACAG atgcAGACAAAGAAAACGATCTGCAGTCTTTGAATAGAAAACTTGACAAGAAATTGTTTCTTGTGGTGAAGCAGAAACTAGACAACTTTGAACAATGGATTTTGCCCCAGGGAGATAATGTGTTGGAGGAATCCATGAGAGAG ACTGCCGAAAGGACACTTGGACAAGTATGTGGAGACAATATGGAGTCAACATTTCTAGGCAATGCCCCTTGTGgatattacaaacacaaattCCCCAAAACGTATAAGGAAAAACTGAGTGCTAATGGACAGAAG atatttttctTCCGTGCAGAGCACAGTACCGGGGAGGTAACTCTTGGGGACCACATAAGTGATTATAAGTGGTTAACTGTAGAAGAAATGAAGGACTATTTAACACCAGATTATTATAAGAAGTGTAAAATGTTTATGTCAGAATTAACAtcttga
- the LOC138336254 gene encoding CXXC-type zinc finger protein 1-like isoform X2: MDHTEGPREHVAEAQYCICRSTDCSRFMIGCDNCEEWYHGDCIGVTQLDARSIKQFFCDMCREQNPSLDIKYKSSSKKKSKERFSSHPVSEREGLRQEWKYSEKEKSRKKSSRRCGECKACHRTEDCGRCDFCKDMRKFGGPNKIRQKCRLRQCLNFCRFRKNQGGLNMSAKKPEKSHRTVTSETESMRTSFSGHFSEDEDDDDDDDFMDFDGYGATSENIEKPSKTKPKRKRSESGSPRKKKTKESKHTPTKKKQKSKDKTGAERKKKRGGEVDDVREVEDEEPRQCFGPGCIEPARSNSKYCSEECGMKLAKNRIYELLPPKIQQWQSTPCVTEENNKKALEKIRRQQLEARHKLGELDLRHQELDALIERIKNAAPIAPDQEEKEEDDTEYSMYCVTCGAELNQKGALRHMEKCFAKFEAQTSFGSIYKTRIEGNSMFCDYYNTQQKVYCKRLKVLCPEHTKEPKVGPDEVCGCPLVVNVFEETGEYCRAPKRKCNKHVVWEKLRRAQIDMERVRQWMELDDLFEQERNIRMSMANRVGVLGLMLHQTVDHDPLNPIKPPEMN; the protein is encoded by the exons ATGGACCATACTGAGGGGCCTCGAGAACATGTTGCTGAAGCCCAATACTGTATCTGTCGCTCTACTGACTGCAGTCGTTTTATGAT AGGATGTGATAACTGCGAGGAATGGTACCACGGCGACTGTATAGGGGTGACACAGCTAGACGCCAGGTCAATCAAACAATTCTTCTGTGACATGTGTCGAG AACAAAACCCTAGTCTTGATATCAAGTATAAATCATCATCAAAGAAGAAAAGCAAGGAGAGATTTTCTTCTCACCCAGTCAGTGAGAGGGAAGGACTAAGACAAGAATGGAAATACAGTGAAAAG GAAAAATCACGGAAAAAATCATCGAGAAGATGTGGAGAATGTAAAGCTTGTCATCGTACAGAAGATTGTGGCAGATGTGATTTCTGTAAG GACATGAGGAAATTTGGTGGTCCCAATAAAATACGACAAAAATGCAGATTGCGGCAGTGCCTGAATTTT TGCCGTTTTCGTAAGAACCAAGGG GGTTTGAACATGTCCGCTAAGAAACCTGAAAAATCTCACCGCACAGTTACCTCAGAAACTGAGTCTATGAGAACAAGCTTTTCTGG ACATTTTTCAGAAGATGAggatgacgacgacgatgatgatttCATGGATTTCGATGGATATGGAGCTACTTCAGAGAACATAGAAAAGCCTTCAAAG ACAAAGCCAAAGAGAAAGAGAAGTGAGTCCGGTTCACCaaggaagaaaaaaactaaagaAAGCAAACACACACCCACCAAGAAGAAACAg AAATCAAAGGATAAGACTGGAGCAGAGAGGAAGAAGAAGCGTGGTGGAGAAGTAGATGATGTTAGAGAGGTTGAAGATGAAGAACCACGCCAGTGTTTTGGGCCAGGGTGTATAGAGCCTGCGAGGTCCAACTCCAAATACTGCTCGGAGGAATGTGGTATGAAACTCGCAAAAAA TCGTATTTACGAACTCCTGCCCCCAAAAATTCAGCAATGGCAAAGTACACCTTGTGTGACGGAAGAAAACAACAAGAAGGCTTTGGAGAAAATTCGCCGACAGCAACTGGAAGCACGGCATAAATTAGGAGAACTTGACCTTCGACATCAGGAACTGGATGCACTCATCGAACGAATCAAGAATGCTGCACCCATTGCACCTGACCAAGAG GAGAAAGAAGAGGATGATACAGAATACAGTATGTACTGTGTTACATGTGGGGCCGAACTCAACCAGAAGGGTGCACTACGACACATGGAAAAGTGCTTTGCAAAG TTTGAAGCACAGACATCTTTTGGCTCCATTTACAAGACACGGATCGAGGGTAACTCCATGTTCTGCGACTACTACAACACACAACAGAAAGTTTATTGTAAGCGACTCAAAGTGCTCTGTCCCGAACACACAAAGGAACCAAAG GTAGGACCAGACGAGGTGTGTGGATGTCCGCTGGTCGTCAATGTGTTTGAAGAGACTGGGGAATACTGCAGAGCTCCTAAACGAAAATGTAACAAACATGTTGTATGGGAGAAACTACGCCGGGCACAAATAGACATGGAAAGAGTACGGCAG TGGATGGAGCTGGACGACTTATTTGAACAGGAGCGTAACATCCGTATGTCTATGGCAAATCGTGTGGGGGTGTTGGGACTGATGTTACATCAGACTGTCGACCATGATCCACTTAACCCAATTAAACCTCCAGAAATGAACTGA
- the LOC138336254 gene encoding CXXC-type zinc finger protein 1-like isoform X1, which yields MSDGIANQFLLPERQAKVNQLIRRMDHTEGPREHVAEAQYCICRSTDCSRFMIGCDNCEEWYHGDCIGVTQLDARSIKQFFCDMCREQNPSLDIKYKSSSKKKSKERFSSHPVSEREGLRQEWKYSEKEKSRKKSSRRCGECKACHRTEDCGRCDFCKDMRKFGGPNKIRQKCRLRQCLNFCRFRKNQGGLNMSAKKPEKSHRTVTSETESMRTSFSGHFSEDEDDDDDDDFMDFDGYGATSENIEKPSKTKPKRKRSESGSPRKKKTKESKHTPTKKKQKSKDKTGAERKKKRGGEVDDVREVEDEEPRQCFGPGCIEPARSNSKYCSEECGMKLAKNRIYELLPPKIQQWQSTPCVTEENNKKALEKIRRQQLEARHKLGELDLRHQELDALIERIKNAAPIAPDQEEKEEDDTEYSMYCVTCGAELNQKGALRHMEKCFAKFEAQTSFGSIYKTRIEGNSMFCDYYNTQQKVYCKRLKVLCPEHTKEPKVGPDEVCGCPLVVNVFEETGEYCRAPKRKCNKHVVWEKLRRAQIDMERVRQWMELDDLFEQERNIRMSMANRVGVLGLMLHQTVDHDPLNPIKPPEMN from the exons ATG TCGGACGGAATAGCCAATCAGTTTCTGTTACCTGAGCGACAGGCAAAGGTAAACCAGCTGATCAGAAGAATGGACCATACTGAGGGGCCTCGAGAACATGTTGCTGAAGCCCAATACTGTATCTGTCGCTCTACTGACTGCAGTCGTTTTATGAT AGGATGTGATAACTGCGAGGAATGGTACCACGGCGACTGTATAGGGGTGACACAGCTAGACGCCAGGTCAATCAAACAATTCTTCTGTGACATGTGTCGAG AACAAAACCCTAGTCTTGATATCAAGTATAAATCATCATCAAAGAAGAAAAGCAAGGAGAGATTTTCTTCTCACCCAGTCAGTGAGAGGGAAGGACTAAGACAAGAATGGAAATACAGTGAAAAG GAAAAATCACGGAAAAAATCATCGAGAAGATGTGGAGAATGTAAAGCTTGTCATCGTACAGAAGATTGTGGCAGATGTGATTTCTGTAAG GACATGAGGAAATTTGGTGGTCCCAATAAAATACGACAAAAATGCAGATTGCGGCAGTGCCTGAATTTT TGCCGTTTTCGTAAGAACCAAGGG GGTTTGAACATGTCCGCTAAGAAACCTGAAAAATCTCACCGCACAGTTACCTCAGAAACTGAGTCTATGAGAACAAGCTTTTCTGG ACATTTTTCAGAAGATGAggatgacgacgacgatgatgatttCATGGATTTCGATGGATATGGAGCTACTTCAGAGAACATAGAAAAGCCTTCAAAG ACAAAGCCAAAGAGAAAGAGAAGTGAGTCCGGTTCACCaaggaagaaaaaaactaaagaAAGCAAACACACACCCACCAAGAAGAAACAg AAATCAAAGGATAAGACTGGAGCAGAGAGGAAGAAGAAGCGTGGTGGAGAAGTAGATGATGTTAGAGAGGTTGAAGATGAAGAACCACGCCAGTGTTTTGGGCCAGGGTGTATAGAGCCTGCGAGGTCCAACTCCAAATACTGCTCGGAGGAATGTGGTATGAAACTCGCAAAAAA TCGTATTTACGAACTCCTGCCCCCAAAAATTCAGCAATGGCAAAGTACACCTTGTGTGACGGAAGAAAACAACAAGAAGGCTTTGGAGAAAATTCGCCGACAGCAACTGGAAGCACGGCATAAATTAGGAGAACTTGACCTTCGACATCAGGAACTGGATGCACTCATCGAACGAATCAAGAATGCTGCACCCATTGCACCTGACCAAGAG GAGAAAGAAGAGGATGATACAGAATACAGTATGTACTGTGTTACATGTGGGGCCGAACTCAACCAGAAGGGTGCACTACGACACATGGAAAAGTGCTTTGCAAAG TTTGAAGCACAGACATCTTTTGGCTCCATTTACAAGACACGGATCGAGGGTAACTCCATGTTCTGCGACTACTACAACACACAACAGAAAGTTTATTGTAAGCGACTCAAAGTGCTCTGTCCCGAACACACAAAGGAACCAAAG GTAGGACCAGACGAGGTGTGTGGATGTCCGCTGGTCGTCAATGTGTTTGAAGAGACTGGGGAATACTGCAGAGCTCCTAAACGAAAATGTAACAAACATGTTGTATGGGAGAAACTACGCCGGGCACAAATAGACATGGAAAGAGTACGGCAG TGGATGGAGCTGGACGACTTATTTGAACAGGAGCGTAACATCCGTATGTCTATGGCAAATCGTGTGGGGGTGTTGGGACTGATGTTACATCAGACTGTCGACCATGATCCACTTAACCCAATTAAACCTCCAGAAATGAACTGA
- the LOC138336253 gene encoding dynamin-1-like protein, translated as MEGLIPVINKLQDVFNTVGSETILLPQIVVIGNQSSGKSSVVESLVGRDFLPRGTGIVTRRPLVLQLVHVSKNDTEARKVEGGGTIKAEEWGKFLHTKKKVYTDFSEIRREIENETDRMSGINKGICQEPINLKIYSPKIVNLTLVDLPGMTKVPVGDQPADIEGQIYDLCLKYISNPNSIILAVTAANTDMATSEALKLAKDVDVDGRRTLAVVTKLDLMDHGTDAMDVLCGRVIPVKLGIIGVVNRSQADINTAKDLTTAVKDEGAFLQKKYPSIASRNGTHYLAKTLNRLLMHHIRDCLPDLKTRVNILMAQFQSLLISFGEPVEDKGQLLLQIITRFASAYCSTIEGTSKFIETSELCGGARICYIFHETFGRTLESVDPLVGLTTMDILTAIRNATGPRPALFVPEISFELLVKRQIRRLEEPSLRCVELVHEEMQRIIQHCGTQQEMLRFPKLHEKIIDVVTQLLRRRLPPTNSMVENIVGIELAYINTKHPDFHEVHVVQKSMTENTELPKNIHKELVDARHNEESKEKEKKVLNSAAPDNTWKLSNLIKTKNLDKLELGTSSAPSSVAGSPAHKKGVNLLSDVVSHQYLV; from the exons ATGGAAGGTTTAATTCCAGTTATCAATAAGCTGCAGGATGTCTTTAACACAGTGGGATCAGAGACTATATTGCTGCCGCAGATCGTTGTGATTGGaaatcag AGTTCGGGTAAAAGTTCAGTAGTTGAGAGTCTGGTTGGGCGTGACTTTCTTCCTCGCGGAACGGGTATTGTGACCAGACGTCCACTGGTATTACAACTCGTCCACGTCTCCAAAAATGATACTGAGGCCAGAAAAGTAGAGGGAGGAG GAACTATAAAGGCAGAAGAATGGGGTAAATTTTTGCACACTAAAAAAAAAGTGTATACTGACTTTTCTGAGATCAGACGAGAAATAGAAAATGAAACTGATCGGATGTCTGGAATTAATAAG GGAATATGTCAAGAACCCATCAACTTGAAGATTTATTCACCAAAGATTGTAAATCTCACTCTGGTGGACTTACCAGGCATGACCAAAGTGCCAGTGGGTGACCAGCCTGCGGACATAGAGGGACAAATATACGACCTCTGTCTGAAATACATCAGCAATCCTAACTCCATCATCCTAGCTGTGACTGCAGCCAACACAGATATGGCCACCTCAGAGGCGCTGAAACTGGCCAAGGACGTGGACGTGGATG GTCGGCGTACATTGGCCGTCGTAACCAAACTTGATTTGATGGACCATGGGACGGACGCTATGGATGTGTTGTGTGGACGGGTTATTCCGGTCAAACTGGGCATTATAGGTGTAGTTAATCGCAGTCAGGCTGATATAAACACGGCCAAG GACTTAACAACTGCTGTGAAGGATGAAGGAGCGTTTTTACAGAAGAAATATCCATCAATAGCTAGTAGGAATGGCACACATTACCTAGCTAAGACATTAAATCGA TTATTAATGCACCACATACGAGATTGTCTACCAGATCTAAAGACTCGAGTAAACATTTTAATGGCACAGTTCCAGTCCCTTCTCATCTCGTTTGGTGAACCTGTCGAAGATAAG GGTCAGCTGCTACTACAGATTATTACAAGATTTGCCTCGGCGTACTGCAGTACGATAGAGGGAACATCTAAATTCATTGAAACTTCAGAACT ATGTGGTGGAGCTAggatatgttatatatttcacgAGACTTTTGGTCGTACTCTAGAATCTGTTGATCCGTTAGTGGGTCTAACGACAATGGACATTCTTACAGCCATTAGGAATGCCACG GGTCCAAGACCTGCCCTTTTTGTGCCAGAAATATCATTTGAACTGTTAGTAAAGAGACAAATTCGTCGTTTAGAGGAGCCTAGTCTTCGCTGTGTAGAACTTGTTCATGAAGAAATGCAGCGTATAATTCAACATTGTGGTACACAG CAAGAAATGTTACGCTTCCCTAAACTCCACGAGAAAATTATTGATGTTGTCACGCAGCTACTACGACGCCGACTTCCACCCACAAATAGTATG GTGGAGAACATTGTAGGAATAGAACTCGCTTATATCAACACAAAACACCCAGACTTCCACGAGGTACATGTCGTTCAGAAAAGTATGACAGAAAACACAGAACTTCCGAAGAACATTCACAAGGAGTTGGTGGATGCTCGGCACAACGAGGAGAGTAAAGAGAAGGAGAAAAAG GTACTCAATAGTGCAGCCCCAGATAATACCTGGAAGCTCTCCAATCTAATCAAGACAAAAAACCTCGACAAACTGGAGCTAGGGACGTCAAGTGCGCCCAGTAGTGTGGCCGGGTCACCAGCTCACAAGAAGGGGGTCAATCTGTTATCTGATGTGGTAAGTCATCAGTATCTAGTATAG